The following are encoded in a window of Natrinema sp. HArc-T2 genomic DNA:
- a CDS encoding ABC transporter substrate-binding protein, translating into MRNENTQTKSSTLSRRQYLTSGAAVGVGAALGGCLSGGHDGLTVGFALPFTGTYTMLGESIVNGFELYLEQNDGQINGEEVETVERDTEANTNRGVDVTRELLVEERADAIVGPVSSAVAIAMMQTIQTEASAIWLNANAGNYRIAEEGCLNYHFRTSFNDWQTSAPLAQWVYDNVADNVCLSYADYAFGQNSKNFFKEAFTEAGGEVVDEVGAPLGTSDYSSYLGDIESSGADAVFSFFAGSDAVNYISDFAEYGLNNEMTQTGSGFLLSEDTLPAQGEAALGMYSLLHYTPTRDAERNQQFVENYNNAYDSTANVYACQGYDSAQAFAAAVEESGGSDPDAMANALSGMELDSPRGSFTFNPETHEAVQDMYVREVVESDGENPVENEVVTTIEQVEGPSWGCSL; encoded by the coding sequence ATGAGGAATGAAAACACACAGACAAAGTCATCGACGCTATCGAGACGACAATATCTCACAAGTGGGGCGGCAGTCGGTGTCGGAGCCGCACTCGGTGGCTGCCTCAGCGGCGGACACGACGGTCTGACAGTCGGATTTGCACTGCCGTTTACGGGCACGTATACGATGCTCGGAGAGAGTATCGTCAACGGGTTCGAACTCTACCTCGAGCAAAACGACGGGCAGATCAACGGTGAAGAGGTCGAAACAGTCGAGCGTGACACGGAAGCGAACACGAATCGCGGCGTGGACGTGACGCGGGAACTGCTGGTCGAAGAACGCGCGGATGCGATCGTTGGCCCCGTCTCGAGTGCCGTCGCGATCGCGATGATGCAGACGATCCAAACCGAGGCGAGCGCGATCTGGCTGAACGCGAACGCGGGCAACTACCGTATCGCGGAGGAGGGCTGTCTGAACTACCACTTCAGAACGTCGTTCAACGACTGGCAAACGAGTGCCCCGCTGGCACAGTGGGTATACGACAACGTCGCCGACAACGTGTGTCTGTCGTATGCTGATTACGCGTTCGGACAGAACTCGAAGAACTTCTTCAAAGAGGCGTTTACCGAAGCCGGTGGCGAAGTCGTCGACGAAGTCGGTGCGCCGCTTGGCACCAGTGACTACTCATCGTATCTCGGAGATATCGAGAGCAGCGGCGCTGATGCGGTGTTTTCGTTCTTTGCGGGGAGCGACGCCGTCAACTACATCTCCGACTTCGCCGAGTACGGGCTCAACAACGAGATGACCCAGACCGGAAGCGGATTCCTGTTGTCGGAAGATACGCTTCCCGCACAGGGTGAGGCCGCACTCGGCATGTACTCGCTGCTGCACTACACGCCGACTCGAGACGCCGAGCGAAACCAGCAGTTCGTCGAGAACTACAACAACGCCTATGATAGCACGGCCAACGTCTACGCTTGCCAGGGGTACGATTCCGCACAGGCGTTCGCTGCTGCGGTCGAAGAATCGGGTGGCTCGGATCCCGATGCCATGGCGAACGCCCTCAGTGGGATGGAACTCGATAGCCCACGCGGGAGTTTCACGTTCAACCCCGAAACACACGAAGCGGTGCAGGACATGTACGTGCGGGAAGTCGTCGAAAGCGACGGCGAAAATCCCGTCGAGAACGAAGTCGTCACGACGATCGAACAAGTCGAAGGCCCCAGCTGGGGATGCAGCCTGTGA
- a CDS encoding branched-chain amino acid ABC transporter permease: MIDSILRATLLGIQSGMTLALIAAGLTLIFGMLDVINFAHGALYMLGAYFGVVIAAQLGSFWLALLLAPLVVGVVGVAIEMLSLRPLYGRNPLYHILLTFGFAIMIQGAVVQIWGGQARQIPKPDVLTGTVTLGAFDYPLYRLFVLVVSTLLIAAVWLAIERSNLGILMRASAQDTEMVNALGIDVSKVFTGVFVFGAVLAGLAGVLLGVSRSVDPGMGMGVIIEAFVIVVIGGLGSFRGAVYTALLIGLVTAYGALIVPTLTELFLFALMAVVLMIKPNGLFGTAEAA; this comes from the coding sequence ATGATTGACTCGATCCTTCGGGCGACGTTACTGGGGATCCAATCCGGGATGACCCTCGCACTGATCGCCGCAGGGCTGACGCTCATCTTCGGGATGCTCGACGTCATCAACTTCGCGCACGGGGCACTCTACATGCTCGGTGCGTACTTCGGTGTCGTCATCGCAGCACAGCTGGGCAGCTTCTGGCTTGCCCTGTTGCTTGCACCGTTGGTGGTCGGCGTCGTCGGGGTTGCAATCGAGATGCTGTCGCTCCGACCGCTCTACGGTCGCAACCCCCTCTACCATATCTTGCTGACCTTCGGGTTCGCGATTATGATACAGGGGGCCGTCGTGCAGATCTGGGGTGGACAGGCGAGACAAATCCCGAAACCAGACGTTCTCACCGGAACGGTGACACTGGGAGCGTTCGATTACCCACTGTACCGGCTGTTCGTCCTCGTCGTGAGCACGCTCTTGATAGCTGCCGTATGGCTAGCGATCGAGCGGAGTAACCTCGGCATCCTCATGCGAGCCAGTGCGCAGGACACGGAGATGGTCAACGCGCTCGGGATCGACGTTTCGAAGGTGTTCACCGGCGTCTTCGTGTTCGGTGCGGTGCTGGCCGGACTCGCGGGAGTATTACTCGGTGTGTCGCGCTCAGTCGACCCCGGCATGGGAATGGGCGTCATTATCGAAGCGTTCGTCATCGTCGTCATCGGCGGGTTGGGGAGTTTCCGCGGTGCTGTCTATACCGCGCTCCTGATCGGTCTGGTAACCGCGTACGGTGCATTGATCGTGCCGACGTTGACCGAACTGTTCCTCTTTGCACTGATGGCAGTGGTACTTATGATCAAACCGAACGGCCTGTTCGGCACGGCGGAGGCAGCATAG
- a CDS encoding branched-chain amino acid ABC transporter permease → MQQVFDFIRRQRPSETGNQILSSGGRLVLVLAIASLAALGPVIQSVQPFWLNLLIRMLTFALLALSLDFIFGYAGLLSFGHAAMYGAGGYVAALLITRVTASALVVLPAAIITGVITAAVIGWVSVRARGIYFAMLTLAFAQMIYIIAFTDLPAAILSMETVTGGDNGLYGIQLYELFGIDFRNRLNYYYLTLGIVALSLAGLVRLANSPFGRVLQGIRENEDRIEFIGYDVDRYKVIAFAISGGFAGLAGGLYVPFQSVANPELLHWTVSGELVVMVLLGGMGTFWGPMVGAGLVVFLEDRLGGVASWEVILGGLFVAVVIFAPRGLAGMIVAVRNDPRAALGKALQALKNYLDAVRG, encoded by the coding sequence ATGCAGCAAGTGTTCGACTTCATCCGGCGACAGCGACCGTCTGAGACGGGGAACCAGATCCTCTCGAGTGGCGGACGGCTCGTCTTGGTACTGGCCATCGCCAGTCTCGCCGCACTGGGACCAGTCATCCAGTCGGTACAGCCCTTCTGGCTGAACCTCCTGATCCGAATGCTGACGTTCGCACTCCTGGCGCTGAGTCTGGACTTCATCTTCGGCTACGCAGGACTGCTCTCGTTCGGCCACGCCGCGATGTACGGTGCTGGCGGGTACGTCGCTGCGTTACTAATCACGAGAGTGACTGCGAGCGCGCTCGTCGTCTTACCGGCAGCGATCATCACTGGCGTGATCACGGCCGCAGTGATCGGCTGGGTTAGCGTGCGAGCACGTGGCATCTACTTCGCCATGCTGACGCTGGCGTTCGCACAGATGATCTACATCATCGCGTTTACCGATCTCCCAGCGGCGATCCTCAGCATGGAAACGGTTACAGGTGGTGACAACGGTCTCTACGGGATTCAGCTGTACGAACTGTTCGGGATCGACTTCCGCAACCGGCTCAATTACTACTACCTGACGCTGGGAATCGTCGCCCTCTCGCTCGCCGGACTGGTTCGACTCGCCAACTCCCCGTTCGGACGCGTTCTACAGGGCATCCGCGAGAACGAAGACCGGATCGAGTTCATCGGGTACGACGTCGACCGGTACAAAGTCATCGCGTTCGCGATCAGCGGCGGCTTCGCCGGTCTCGCCGGTGGACTGTACGTTCCGTTCCAGAGCGTCGCAAACCCCGAACTGCTACACTGGACGGTTAGCGGTGAACTCGTCGTCATGGTGTTACTCGGCGGCATGGGAACGTTCTGGGGCCCAATGGTCGGCGCTGGACTCGTCGTCTTCCTCGAGGATCGACTCGGTGGTGTGGCAAGCTGGGAGGTCATCCTCGGTGGACTGTTCGTTGCAGTGGTAATTTTCGCCCCGCGTGGACTCGCTGGGATGATCGTCGCCGTGCGAAACGATCCCCGCGCCGCACTCGGCAAGGCATTACAGGCACTCAAAAACTACCTCGACGCGGTGAGAGGGTAA
- a CDS encoding ABC transporter ATP-binding protein: protein MTDARAADRLLTVDSIDTHYGDSHILFDLSLAVDRGEIVALVGRNGAGKTTTLRSVMGVTSITNGAITKEEDQLHELDPHEVRKHGISWIPEERRVFGNLTVEENLRLAAHSGDDDQADQFEEIYTQFPRLDERRDQKAGTMSGGEQQMLAIARALLGPETDLLLLDEPSEGLAPQIVDDVADIIRQLNERGVTILLVEQNAEMALELADRAYVLETGEIVHESAASELLADRETMESYLGVQ, encoded by the coding sequence GTGACTGACGCTCGAGCAGCCGATCGACTGTTGACGGTCGATTCGATCGATACCCACTACGGGGACAGTCACATCCTCTTCGATCTCTCGCTTGCCGTCGATCGTGGCGAGATCGTCGCATTGGTCGGTCGAAACGGGGCCGGAAAAACGACGACGCTCCGAAGTGTCATGGGGGTAACGTCGATCACGAACGGAGCAATCACGAAAGAGGAAGATCAGCTCCACGAGTTAGACCCACATGAGGTTCGGAAACACGGGATCTCGTGGATTCCCGAAGAACGACGCGTCTTCGGGAACTTGACCGTCGAGGAGAACCTTCGGCTGGCAGCACACAGCGGCGACGACGACCAGGCGGACCAATTCGAGGAGATCTATACGCAGTTTCCGCGACTCGACGAGCGACGGGACCAGAAAGCGGGAACGATGAGCGGCGGCGAACAACAGATGCTGGCGATCGCACGTGCGCTGCTCGGCCCCGAAACGGATCTGCTCCTCCTCGACGAACCAAGCGAGGGACTCGCCCCACAGATCGTCGACGACGTTGCCGATATCATTCGGCAACTCAACGAACGTGGCGTCACCATCCTGCTCGTCGAGCAGAACGCCGAAATGGCACTCGAGTTAGCGGATCGAGCATACGTCCTCGAGACTGGCGAGATCGTCCACGAATCGGCTGCTTCAGAACTGCTCGCCGACCGCGAAACGATGGAAAGCTACCTCGGTGTCCAATGA
- a CDS encoding enoyl-CoA hydratase/isomerase family protein: protein MTIETERLHELVRLERLDDDGVARLVMEHDETPMNVFRPSKVEAMATAVESLAGEVGCLVLYGEPVFSAGADLDSVKQTPQEMRSAKIDTIAAASNRFIRAIRSFPAPVISAVTGVAAGGGLGFALASDLISLHADAVFDTAYARIGLTPDNATPFFLVKTVGPYRARELLFDPEPISATEAVELGLANTRYEVPESEFIEAVTEDAIAYANGPTETYAQTKQLVDTVFSERLDQHLEQERSTIKRMSESDTFDEGLSAFFEKRGPDWE, encoded by the coding sequence GTGACCATCGAAACCGAGCGACTTCACGAGTTGGTCCGCCTCGAGCGCCTCGACGACGACGGCGTCGCCCGCCTCGTGATGGAACACGATGAGACGCCGATGAACGTCTTTCGTCCCTCGAAGGTCGAGGCAATGGCAACAGCGGTGGAATCACTCGCCGGTGAGGTCGGCTGTCTGGTGCTATACGGTGAGCCGGTGTTCTCTGCTGGCGCAGATCTCGACTCGGTCAAGCAGACGCCACAGGAGATGCGGTCTGCAAAGATCGACACCATCGCAGCGGCGTCAAATCGCTTCATTCGAGCGATCAGGAGCTTTCCAGCGCCCGTTATCTCGGCCGTGACCGGCGTCGCGGCGGGTGGCGGTCTCGGCTTTGCACTCGCGTCGGATCTGATCAGTCTGCACGCCGACGCGGTGTTCGACACGGCGTACGCCCGTATCGGGCTGACGCCGGATAACGCGACGCCGTTCTTCCTCGTGAAAACGGTCGGTCCATACAGGGCCAGAGAATTACTGTTCGATCCCGAACCGATCTCTGCGACGGAGGCAGTCGAACTCGGCCTCGCAAATACCCGGTACGAAGTTCCGGAATCGGAGTTCATCGAGGCCGTGACTGAAGACGCGATAGCGTATGCGAATGGCCCCACTGAAACGTACGCACAGACGAAGCAACTCGTCGATACGGTCTTCAGCGAACGGCTCGATCAGCACCTCGAGCAGGAGCGGTCGACAATCAAGCGAATGAGCGAATCCGATACCTTTGACGAGGGGCTGTCGGCCTTTTTTGAAAAGCGCGGCCCGGACTGGGAGTAA
- a CDS encoding universal stress protein yields MSEILLAVDDEMARVERQIQTVLELPIETDAVSVTVLHVFSDNPSGASVSQLQTARAAEEQLEAAGIDVNLAERSGEPSSEILSYAEQMDADMICLAGRNRSPTGKALFGSVTQDVILSTDRPVLIAGRSKAD; encoded by the coding sequence ATGAGCGAGATACTCCTTGCCGTCGATGACGAGATGGCTCGTGTCGAACGGCAGATTCAAACAGTGCTTGAGCTCCCGATCGAAACCGATGCCGTCTCCGTGACGGTATTACACGTCTTCTCGGATAACCCATCCGGGGCATCCGTTTCGCAACTCCAGACGGCACGAGCCGCTGAAGAGCAGCTCGAGGCTGCGGGGATCGACGTGAATCTGGCCGAGCGAAGCGGCGAACCGTCGTCGGAAATACTCTCGTATGCAGAACAGATGGATGCGGACATGATTTGCCTCGCCGGTCGGAATCGATCACCGACAGGGAAGGCACTGTTCGGCAGCGTCACACAGGACGTGATTTTGAGCACCGACCGGCCGGTTCTCATCGCCGGGAGATCGAAAGCAGACTGA
- a CDS encoding enoyl-CoA hydratase/isomerase family protein, with amino-acid sequence MTFDTLEVSVDDGIATVRLANEPVNAISQQMRYELADAVEILREDRVRVGLITGSADVFSVGADIGLFETAQEWSTDEFRSNSRILGGAFDALETMEKPVLAAIDGTCVGGGLELALACDVRIAAPDATLGFPEHNIGLIPGLGGCSRFVHLVGPGTAKDLIFSGDLIDGERAHEIGLAERVESDPEAAAREYADTLLDQPPQALGLAKRVVNAARDTDTQTAGVLESLAQSTLLKTDDHREGLQAFREDRDPEFTGE; translated from the coding sequence ATGACGTTCGACACACTCGAGGTGTCCGTCGACGATGGCATTGCAACCGTGCGACTCGCAAACGAGCCGGTCAACGCGATCAGCCAGCAGATGCGCTACGAACTCGCTGATGCAGTCGAGATCCTTCGCGAGGACCGCGTTCGCGTTGGACTCATCACCGGATCCGCTGACGTGTTTTCGGTCGGCGCGGATATTGGTCTCTTCGAAACGGCCCAGGAGTGGTCAACTGACGAATTTCGGTCGAACTCGCGAATTCTCGGTGGCGCCTTCGACGCGCTCGAAACGATGGAAAAGCCAGTTCTCGCTGCGATTGACGGAACCTGCGTCGGCGGCGGCCTCGAGCTCGCGTTAGCCTGTGACGTTCGCATCGCGGCTCCCGACGCAACGCTCGGCTTTCCCGAGCACAACATCGGGCTAATTCCCGGCTTGGGTGGCTGTTCGCGCTTCGTTCATCTCGTTGGTCCGGGAACAGCCAAGGACCTGATCTTCAGTGGCGACCTCATCGACGGTGAACGCGCCCACGAGATCGGTCTCGCCGAACGGGTCGAATCGGACCCCGAAGCCGCCGCACGAGAGTACGCAGACACACTGCTCGACCAGCCGCCGCAAGCCCTTGGATTGGCAAAGCGCGTCGTCAATGCGGCCCGCGATACCGACACGCAGACGGCGGGCGTTCTGGAATCGCTCGCCCAGAGTACGCTGCTGAAAACCGACGATCATCGCGAAGGACTCCAGGCATTTCGAGAGGATCGCGACCCAGAGTTCACTGGTGAGTAG
- a CDS encoding enoyl-CoA hydratase/isomerase family protein has product MSDLTDDYELLSVTVGEHADRVATVAIERPDARNALNGQVRTELKNAVAAAEADDDVRVLVLTGGEGSGAFVAGADVTEFKDRGVVEQRDASKRPRIYETVDDASLPVIAKINGHALGGGCELAMACDVRIAKAGSKLGQPEINLGIIPGGGGTQRLPRLVGEGQAMKLILSGELVGATEANEIGLVDEVHDEADLDERVYDLAESMATKSPLALEFAKNAVTASARMGLEEGLDYEAELFTQLFATDDKDEGIDAFLEGREPEFTGE; this is encoded by the coding sequence ATGAGTGACCTTACTGATGACTATGAATTGCTCTCCGTTACAGTTGGTGAGCACGCTGACCGCGTTGCGACGGTTGCCATCGAGCGACCGGACGCCCGGAACGCGCTCAACGGACAGGTCCGAACGGAACTCAAAAACGCCGTCGCTGCAGCCGAGGCGGACGACGACGTGCGCGTCCTCGTGCTTACCGGCGGTGAAGGATCAGGCGCATTCGTTGCCGGTGCCGACGTGACCGAGTTCAAAGACCGCGGTGTCGTCGAGCAGCGCGACGCCAGCAAACGTCCGCGGATCTACGAGACCGTCGACGATGCCTCGCTCCCGGTTATCGCGAAAATCAACGGCCACGCGTTGGGCGGTGGCTGTGAACTCGCGATGGCCTGTGACGTCCGTATCGCCAAAGCGGGGTCGAAGCTCGGCCAGCCCGAGATCAACCTCGGTATCATCCCCGGCGGCGGCGGCACGCAGCGGTTGCCACGACTCGTCGGCGAAGGGCAGGCGATGAAACTGATCCTCTCCGGCGAACTCGTCGGCGCGACGGAAGCCAACGAGATCGGCCTCGTCGACGAAGTGCATGACGAAGCCGACCTCGACGAGCGCGTCTACGACCTCGCCGAATCGATGGCCACCAAAAGCCCACTCGCCCTCGAGTTCGCCAAAAACGCCGTCACGGCGAGCGCTCGCATGGGGCTCGAGGAGGGGCTGGACTACGAAGCCGAACTGTTCACCCAGCTCTTTGCAACTGACGACAAAGACGAGGGGATCGACGCCTTCCTCGAGGGTCGGGAGCCCGAATTTACCGGCGAATAG
- a CDS encoding 3-hydroxyacyl-CoA dehydrogenase family protein produces the protein MQVTVLGAGSMGHGIAQVSAMAGHDVILRDIEDEFVENGLEGIRTNLQGGVDRDKLTEAEMTETLARIEGMTDLEAAVADADLVVEAVPEDMDLKKEVFADVEAATSEDTIIASNTSSLSVTEMASALERPERAVGLHFFNPPHIMDLVEIVIAEQTDDRTEAFAIDYVQGIDKEDVVVRDTAGFATSRLGVALGLEAIRMVEQGVASPADIDEGMSVGYGHPMGPLELTDHVGLDVRLHIAEHLREELGERFKPPQSLRRKVRANKLGKKTGEGYYVWENGERVGMSGEWGDDDE, from the coding sequence ATGCAGGTAACCGTTCTTGGAGCCGGAAGTATGGGACACGGAATCGCCCAGGTCTCTGCGATGGCGGGCCACGATGTCATCCTCCGAGACATCGAAGACGAGTTCGTCGAAAACGGTCTCGAGGGGATCCGCACCAATCTTCAGGGTGGCGTCGACCGGGACAAGCTCACCGAGGCCGAGATGACTGAGACGCTCGCGCGCATCGAGGGGATGACTGACCTCGAGGCAGCGGTTGCGGACGCGGACCTCGTCGTCGAGGCGGTGCCGGAAGACATGGACCTAAAGAAGGAGGTCTTCGCGGACGTCGAAGCCGCGACGAGCGAGGACACGATCATCGCCTCGAACACCTCCTCGCTGTCCGTGACCGAGATGGCAAGCGCCCTCGAGCGCCCCGAGCGGGCCGTCGGATTGCACTTCTTCAACCCGCCACATATCATGGACTTAGTCGAGATCGTCATCGCCGAGCAGACCGACGACCGCACCGAAGCGTTCGCGATCGACTACGTGCAGGGCATCGACAAGGAAGACGTCGTTGTGCGCGATACGGCTGGCTTTGCCACGTCACGACTCGGCGTCGCGCTCGGCCTCGAGGCGATTCGGATGGTCGAACAGGGCGTCGCCAGCCCAGCCGACATCGACGAGGGGATGTCGGTCGGCTACGGCCACCCGATGGGCCCACTCGAGCTGACCGACCACGTTGGCCTCGACGTGCGTCTACACATCGCCGAGCATCTCCGCGAGGAGCTGGGCGAGCGGTTCAAGCCACCGCAGTCGCTGCGCCGGAAAGTCCGTGCGAACAAGCTCGGCAAGAAGACCGGCGAAGGCTACTACGTCTGGGAAAACGGCGAACGCGTCGGCATGAGCGGCGAGTGGGGTGATGACGATGAGTGA
- a CDS encoding HTH domain-containing protein — MSANELLSPAVTAAPVDRQLELRVECYVRASVPAALTETIDDIVDRLHSLRESGTIADYQVTTWPPECQPIDSITEGEPTRDELVAEFERWAAQHDCSLEPAFQRQNVPLLEAATDDSIERVRVPVVALALYADDAGADTDSLCGVVPYTNGERTHTVTEWLMSTEPNEGTDGTPMTGNEQSTPLETGTESQPDNSPSDR, encoded by the coding sequence ATGTCTGCCAATGAGCTGCTCTCACCGGCTGTGACAGCCGCCCCTGTCGATCGACAGCTGGAGCTTCGAGTCGAGTGTTACGTCCGGGCATCCGTTCCCGCTGCACTTACCGAGACGATCGACGATATCGTCGACCGGTTGCACTCCCTCCGTGAATCCGGGACCATCGCTGACTATCAGGTTACGACCTGGCCACCGGAGTGCCAGCCGATCGACTCGATCACCGAGGGCGAACCGACTCGAGACGAACTCGTCGCCGAATTCGAACGCTGGGCCGCGCAGCACGACTGCTCGCTCGAGCCGGCGTTCCAGCGACAGAACGTCCCCTTGCTCGAGGCTGCTACTGACGATTCGATCGAGCGAGTTCGCGTTCCCGTCGTCGCGTTGGCACTCTATGCCGACGACGCAGGTGCTGACACGGACTCCCTCTGTGGAGTCGTTCCCTACACGAACGGCGAGCGAACGCACACCGTCACTGAGTGGCTCATGTCGACCGAACCGAATGAAGGCACAGATGGGACACCTATGACTGGAAACGAGCAGTCGACACCGCTGGAGACGGGCACCGAGAGCCAGCCCGACAACAGTCCCTCCGATCGCTAA
- a CDS encoding zinc ribbon domain-containing protein, with protein MRGLVAGGVYVPRFRLSSDELETAWGTSHAAGVDQKAVPAADEDTLTMAVAATERALEGASVDRAAIDVVAAATTTPPLEEGDFVSRLVRMLDLPADVASTTTTHHTAAGAEALSRALDADGTALVIAADCPEGDRADSDHPFGAGAAALIIGDDPAVAIDNVAWHSNETPGIRFRERGQRDTDSLGITTYERDAMREAVTSAATSLGVDLETATAAAVHQPNASLPYRITGDLPLSPDAVSAGTVADQIGDAGAATVPIGLLSALDEADDDELTVGAFFGGGSAAAVACEGSLAVPGIERIAAAEPISYSAYLRERGYVVDGDVSGGGANVSLPNWQQSLEQRYRLVAGSCPECGGVTFPPKGACQECHARVEFDAVEAPRTGTIRAMTVIGQGGAPPEFAQLQQQDGAYTAAIVALETEGGSVTLPAQLTDVDPEAMAVGDTVTATIRRIYTQEGVTRYGVKFTPADDGDH; from the coding sequence ATGAGAGGACTTGTCGCTGGGGGCGTCTACGTCCCTCGGTTCCGACTGTCGAGCGACGAACTCGAGACGGCATGGGGAACGAGCCACGCTGCGGGGGTCGACCAGAAGGCAGTCCCCGCTGCCGACGAGGATACGCTGACGATGGCCGTCGCAGCCACCGAACGCGCACTCGAGGGTGCGTCCGTCGATCGAGCGGCGATCGATGTCGTCGCGGCTGCGACGACGACACCCCCGCTCGAGGAAGGCGACTTCGTGTCACGACTGGTCAGAATGCTCGATCTGCCAGCGGATGTCGCGAGTACGACCACGACACATCACACTGCGGCCGGCGCGGAGGCGCTCTCGCGGGCGCTCGATGCCGACGGGACGGCGCTCGTGATCGCTGCCGACTGCCCCGAAGGAGACCGCGCCGATAGCGATCATCCCTTCGGTGCCGGCGCAGCAGCGCTCATTATCGGTGACGATCCCGCCGTGGCGATCGACAACGTGGCCTGGCACAGTAACGAGACGCCCGGCATCCGCTTCCGTGAACGCGGTCAGCGAGACACCGACTCGCTCGGCATCACGACCTACGAGCGCGATGCCATGCGCGAGGCCGTTACGAGTGCAGCCACCTCACTCGGCGTCGACCTCGAGACGGCGACCGCTGCGGCAGTCCATCAGCCGAACGCCTCGCTCCCCTACCGCATCACGGGCGATCTCCCCCTGTCTCCTGACGCCGTGTCGGCGGGGACGGTGGCCGATCAGATCGGCGATGCTGGCGCGGCGACCGTCCCGATCGGGCTGCTTTCGGCGCTCGATGAAGCCGACGACGACGAACTGACCGTCGGTGCCTTCTTCGGCGGTGGCAGTGCAGCCGCAGTGGCCTGTGAGGGCAGCCTTGCGGTCCCCGGTATCGAACGGATCGCCGCCGCGGAGCCGATCTCGTATTCGGCGTACCTTCGAGAGCGTGGCTACGTCGTCGACGGTGACGTCTCCGGTGGCGGTGCGAACGTGAGCCTGCCGAACTGGCAGCAGTCACTCGAGCAGCGATACCGCCTCGTTGCCGGGTCGTGCCCGGAGTGTGGCGGCGTCACGTTCCCGCCCAAGGGTGCCTGTCAGGAGTGTCACGCTCGCGTCGAGTTCGACGCGGTCGAAGCGCCTCGAACCGGAACGATTCGAGCGATGACCGTTATCGGACAGGGCGGTGCACCGCCCGAGTTCGCACAACTCCAGCAACAGGACGGTGCCTACACTGCCGCAATCGTCGCGCTCGAAACCGAGGGCGGGTCCGTCACGCTGCCCGCACAGTTGACGGACGTCGATCCTGAGGCGATGGCCGTCGGCGATACCGTCACGGCGACGATTCGGCGGATCTACACGCAGGAAGGCGTCACGCGGTACGGTGTCAAGTTCACGCCAGCCGATGATGGGGATCACTGA